One genomic window of Camelina sativa cultivar DH55 chromosome 5, Cs, whole genome shotgun sequence includes the following:
- the LOC104786331 gene encoding cellulose synthase-like protein B3 isoform X1 has translation MAGSSSSLPPLCEKISYKNYFLRAVDLTILGLLISLLLHRILLMKQSDNVWVVAFLCESFFTFIWLLITCIKWSPAEYKPYADRLDERVHDLPSVDMFLTTADPVREPPILVVNTLLSLLAVNYPANKLACYVSDDGCSPLTYFSLKEASKFAKIWVPFCKKYNVRVRAPFRYFLNHPAATESSEFSKDWDMMKREYEKLCRKVEDATGDSHWLDADDDFEAFSNTKPNDHSTIVKVVWENKGGMGDEKEVPHFVYISREKRPNYFHNYKAGAMNVLVRVSGLMTNAPYMLNVDCDMYVNEADVVRQAMCIFLQNSISNSNNCAFVQYPQDFYDSNADELVVLQSYIGRGIAGIQGSTYAGSGCFHTRRVMYGISLDDLEDDGRSLSSVATRSYLAEENLAREFGNSKEMVTSVVNALQRKPNPQHSSLTDSLEAAQEVGHCHYENQTSWGKTIGWLYGSTTEDVHTGLGIHSRGWTSSYISPDPPAFLGAMPPGGPEAMVQQRRWAAGMLEILFNKRSPLIGVFFRKLRFRQSLAYLYILTWGLRSIPELFYCLLPAYCLLHNSALFPKQIVSRVSLFSGKGDSFVLAILAAEAPFSGNINTKIERILASSVLFLPCLRRCLRRFRCPAFGKSKPNLDRNQNQNRLAFVSSSPLSGKSPVIQRRVCR, from the exons ATGGCGGGGTCAAGTTCTTCCCTCCCTCCTCTTTGCGAGAAGATCTCAtacaaaaactattttctaaGAGCTGTAGATCTCACGATTCTAGgccttctcatttctcttctcttGCATCGAATCTTACTTATGAAACAAAGCGACAACGTATGGGTTGTGGCTTTTCTCTGTGAATCTTTTTTCACTTTCATATGGCTGCTTATTACCTGCATAAAGTGGAGTCCTGCTGAATATAAACCGTATGCTGATAGACTTGATGAAAG GGTTCATGACCTACCATCCGTAGATATGTTCTTGACCACGGCGGATCCGGTAAGGGAGCCGCCGATTCTCGTTGTGAACACCCTGCTTTCTCTGTTAGCCGTGAACTATCCGGCAAACAAACTAGCTTGTTATGTTTCGGACGATGGATGCTCACCTCTCACTTACTTCTCTCTCAAGGAAGCTTCAAAGTTCGCCAAGATTTGGGTTCCGTTCTGCAAGAAATACAATGTTAGAGTTAGAGCTCCTTTTAGATATTTCTTGAACCATCCGGCCGCAACAGAAAGTTCCGAATTCAGTAAAGACTGGGATATGATGAAG AGGGAATACGAGAAGTTATGCCGGAAAGTGGAAGATGCCACCGGAGATTCCCATTGGTTGGATGCAGATGATGACTTTGAAGCTttctcaaacacaaaaccaaatgaTCATTCAACTATAGTTAAG GTGGTATGGGAGAACAAGGGAGGTATGGGAGACGAGAAAGAGGTCCCACATTTTGTATACATTTCAAGAGAGAAAAGACCAAATTACTTTCATAATTATAAAGCTGGAGCCATGAACGTTCTG GTACGAGTGTCAGGGTTGATGACAAATGCACCATACATGTTGAACGTAGACTGCGACATGTATGTGAATGAAGCAGATGTGGTGCGACAAGCAATGTGTATATTTCTACAAAATTCGATATCGAATTCAAACAATTGTGCTTTTGTTCAATACCCTCAagatttctatgattctaacgcCGATGAACTCGTCGTCTTACAATCA TATATAGGACGAGGAATTGCGGGAATCCAAGGATCAACATATGCTGGCTCAGGATGCTTCCACACTAGAAGAGTTATGTACGGTATTTCTCTTGACGATTTAGAAGATGATGGAAGAAGTCTTTCTTCAGTTGCTACAA GGAGCTATTTGGCTGAAGAAAATTTAGCGAGAGAATTTGGGAATTCTAAAGAGATGGTGACATCGGTGGTCAATGCAttacaaagaaaaccaaatccCCAACACTCATCCCTTACCGACTCTCTTGAAGCGGCTCAAGAAGTTGGGCATTGTCACTACGAGAACCAAACCAGCTGGGGCAAAACC ATCGGTTGGTTATACGGTTCGACAACAGAAGATGTGCACACAGGTTTAGGAATCCACTCGAGAGGGTGGActagctcatatatttctccgGATCCACCTGCTTTTCTTGGGGCTATGCCACCGGGAGGACCAGAGGCGATGGTCCAGCAGCGGCGATGGGCGGCAGGAATGCTCGAAATACTTTTCAACAAACGGAGTCCATTGATCGGAGTGTTTTTCCGGAAACTAAGATTCCGACAAAGCTTGGCTTATCTTTACATTCTCACTTGGGGTCTAAGGTCAATCCCCGAGCTCTTCTATTGTCTACTGCCTGCTTATTGTCTACTCCACAACTCTGCCTTATTTCCCAAG CAAATCGTGTCTAgggtttctttattttctggAAAAGGCGACAGCTTCGTTCTCGCCATCCTTGCCGCTGAAGCTCCATTTTCCGGCAATATAAACACCAAAATCGAAAGGATCTTAGCTAGTTCCGTCCTATTCCTTCCTTGTCTCCGTCGTTGTCTCCGTCGTTTCCGTTGTCCGGCTTTTGGCAAATCGAAACCAAATCTCGatcgaaatcaaaatcaaaatcgactCGCCTttgtctcctcctctcctttgTCGGGCAAATCTCCGGTCATACAGAGAAG AGTTTGTAGGTGA
- the LOC104786331 gene encoding cellulose synthase-like protein B3 isoform X2 has protein sequence MAGSSSSLPPLCEKISYKNYFLRAVDLTILGLLISLLLHRILLMKQSDNVWVVAFLCESFFTFIWLLITCIKWSPAEYKPYADRLDERVHDLPSVDMFLTTADPVREPPILVVNTLLSLLAVNYPANKLACYVSDDGCSPLTYFSLKEASKFAKIWVPFCKKYNVRVRAPFRYFLNHPAATESSEFSKDWDMMKREYEKLCRKVEDATGDSHWLDADDDFEAFSNTKPNDHSTIVKVVWENKGGMGDEKEVPHFVYISREKRPNYFHNYKAGAMNVLVRVSGLMTNAPYMLNVDCDMYVNEADVVRQAMCIFLQNSISNSNNCAFVQYPQDFYDSNADELVVLQSYIGRGIAGIQGSTYAGSGCFHTRRVMYGISLDDLEDDGRSLSSVATRSYLAEENLAREFGNSKEMVTSVVNALQRKPNPQHSSLTDSLEAAQEVGHCHYENQTSWGKTIGWLYGSTTEDVHTGLGIHSRGWTSSYISPDPPAFLGAMPPGGPEAMVQQRRWAAGMLEILFNKRSPLIGVFFRKLRFRQSLAYLYILTWGLRSIPELFYCLLPAYCLLHNSALFPKQIVSRVSLFSGKGDSFVLAILAAEAPFSGNINTKIERILASSVLFLPCLRRCLRRFRCPAFGKSKPNLDRNQNQNRLAFVSSSPLSGKSPVIQRR, from the exons ATGGCGGGGTCAAGTTCTTCCCTCCCTCCTCTTTGCGAGAAGATCTCAtacaaaaactattttctaaGAGCTGTAGATCTCACGATTCTAGgccttctcatttctcttctcttGCATCGAATCTTACTTATGAAACAAAGCGACAACGTATGGGTTGTGGCTTTTCTCTGTGAATCTTTTTTCACTTTCATATGGCTGCTTATTACCTGCATAAAGTGGAGTCCTGCTGAATATAAACCGTATGCTGATAGACTTGATGAAAG GGTTCATGACCTACCATCCGTAGATATGTTCTTGACCACGGCGGATCCGGTAAGGGAGCCGCCGATTCTCGTTGTGAACACCCTGCTTTCTCTGTTAGCCGTGAACTATCCGGCAAACAAACTAGCTTGTTATGTTTCGGACGATGGATGCTCACCTCTCACTTACTTCTCTCTCAAGGAAGCTTCAAAGTTCGCCAAGATTTGGGTTCCGTTCTGCAAGAAATACAATGTTAGAGTTAGAGCTCCTTTTAGATATTTCTTGAACCATCCGGCCGCAACAGAAAGTTCCGAATTCAGTAAAGACTGGGATATGATGAAG AGGGAATACGAGAAGTTATGCCGGAAAGTGGAAGATGCCACCGGAGATTCCCATTGGTTGGATGCAGATGATGACTTTGAAGCTttctcaaacacaaaaccaaatgaTCATTCAACTATAGTTAAG GTGGTATGGGAGAACAAGGGAGGTATGGGAGACGAGAAAGAGGTCCCACATTTTGTATACATTTCAAGAGAGAAAAGACCAAATTACTTTCATAATTATAAAGCTGGAGCCATGAACGTTCTG GTACGAGTGTCAGGGTTGATGACAAATGCACCATACATGTTGAACGTAGACTGCGACATGTATGTGAATGAAGCAGATGTGGTGCGACAAGCAATGTGTATATTTCTACAAAATTCGATATCGAATTCAAACAATTGTGCTTTTGTTCAATACCCTCAagatttctatgattctaacgcCGATGAACTCGTCGTCTTACAATCA TATATAGGACGAGGAATTGCGGGAATCCAAGGATCAACATATGCTGGCTCAGGATGCTTCCACACTAGAAGAGTTATGTACGGTATTTCTCTTGACGATTTAGAAGATGATGGAAGAAGTCTTTCTTCAGTTGCTACAA GGAGCTATTTGGCTGAAGAAAATTTAGCGAGAGAATTTGGGAATTCTAAAGAGATGGTGACATCGGTGGTCAATGCAttacaaagaaaaccaaatccCCAACACTCATCCCTTACCGACTCTCTTGAAGCGGCTCAAGAAGTTGGGCATTGTCACTACGAGAACCAAACCAGCTGGGGCAAAACC ATCGGTTGGTTATACGGTTCGACAACAGAAGATGTGCACACAGGTTTAGGAATCCACTCGAGAGGGTGGActagctcatatatttctccgGATCCACCTGCTTTTCTTGGGGCTATGCCACCGGGAGGACCAGAGGCGATGGTCCAGCAGCGGCGATGGGCGGCAGGAATGCTCGAAATACTTTTCAACAAACGGAGTCCATTGATCGGAGTGTTTTTCCGGAAACTAAGATTCCGACAAAGCTTGGCTTATCTTTACATTCTCACTTGGGGTCTAAGGTCAATCCCCGAGCTCTTCTATTGTCTACTGCCTGCTTATTGTCTACTCCACAACTCTGCCTTATTTCCCAAG CAAATCGTGTCTAgggtttctttattttctggAAAAGGCGACAGCTTCGTTCTCGCCATCCTTGCCGCTGAAGCTCCATTTTCCGGCAATATAAACACCAAAATCGAAAGGATCTTAGCTAGTTCCGTCCTATTCCTTCCTTGTCTCCGTCGTTGTCTCCGTCGTTTCCGTTGTCCGGCTTTTGGCAAATCGAAACCAAATCTCGatcgaaatcaaaatcaaaatcgactCGCCTttgtctcctcctctcctttgTCGGGCAAATCTCCGGTCATACAGAGAAG GTGA
- the LOC104786332 gene encoding uncharacterized protein LOC104786332 yields MSSSSSRFFSSSIGKAYSLSRSSIPSFSRLSVRSMADSAFKKIQIQRDDTTFDAYVVGKDDAPGIVVIQEWWGVDFEIKNHAIKISKLEPGFKALIPDLYRGKVGLDTAEAQHLMDGLDWPGAIKDISASVNWLKANGSKKVGVTGMCMGGALAIASSVLVPEVDAVVGFYGTPSSELADPAKAKAPIQAHFGELDNFAGFSDVTAAKNLEEKLKASGVANEVHIYPGNGHAFLNRSPEGVSRRKSMGLSDEDEAAVELAWSRFNSWMKHYLA; encoded by the exons atgtcatcttcatcttctagattcttctcttcttcaatcgGAAAGGCTTATTCGCTCTCTAGATCCTCGATTCCTTCGTTTTCTCGCTTATCAGTCCGATCAATGGCCGATTCTGCTTTCAAGAAAATCCAGATCCAAAGAGATGACACT ACGTTTGATGCGTATGTGGTTGGTAAAGATGATGCACCTGGAATTGTGGTGATTCAAGAATGGTGGGGTGTTGACTTTGAGATCAAGAACCACGCTATTAAAATCTCTAAACTTGAGCCTGGTTTCAAAGCTCTTATACCTGA CTTGTATCGAGGAAAGGTTGGTTTGGATACTGCTGAGGCGCAGCATTTAATGGATGGTCTTGACTGGCCAGGTGCCATTAAGGATATAAGCGCTTCTGTTAATTGGCTTAAAGCTAATGGCTCGAAGAAG GTTGGTGTGACTGGAATGTGTATGGGAGGTGCACTAGCTATAGCTAGCTCTGTTTTGGTACCAGAGGTGGATGCTGTTGTTGGATTCTATGGAACCCCTTCCTCAGAGCTTGCAGATCCAGCAAAAGCCAAGGCACCTATTCAGGCCCATTTTGGAGAGCTTGACAATTTTGCCGGTTTCTCTGATGTCACG GCAGCGAAGAATCTCGAAGAGAAGCTCAAAGCTTCGGGAGTAGCAAACGAGGTTCACATCTATCCAGGGAACGGGCACGCGTTCTTGAACAGGAGTCCAGAAGGAGTGAGCAGAAGGAAAAGCATGGGACTTTCTGATGAAGACGAAGCCGCTGTGGAGCTTGCTTGGTCTCGCTTCAACTCCTGGATGAAACATTACTTGGCTTGA
- the LOC104786333 gene encoding mitogen-activated protein kinase kinase kinase ANP1-like — protein MEWTRGRTLGRGSTATVYAATCHNSEEVLAVKSSELHRSEFLKREAKILSSLDSPYVIGYRGSETKRESNGVVTYNLLMEYAPYGTLTEAAAKNGGRLDETRVVKYTREILKGLEYIHSEGIAHCDVKGSNVVLAEKGEAKIADFGCAKRVDPEFELMVMGTPAFMAPEVARGEKQGKESDIWAVGCTVIEMLTGSPPWTEARDDPLSVLYRVGYSGETPELPCLLAEDAKDFLEKCLKREAKERWTATQLLNHPFLITKPDIEQDLASGFVSSSPTSVTDQTFWRSVEEEEEEETEELQKGSRDLDRLSLWGCYSERIGRLRCVGGLDGPRCDMEGGDWITVRARC, from the coding sequence ATGGAATGGACTAGAGGAAGAACCCTAGGCCGAGGCTCTACAGCCACCGTCTACGCCGCCACTTGTCACAACTCAGAAGAAGTCCTCGCCGTTAAATCCTCCGAGCTTCACCGATCAGAGTTCTTGAAAAGAGAAGCTAAGATCCTCTCGTCGTTGGATTCTCCTTACGTGATCGGATACAGAGGATCCGAAACCAAGAGAGAGTCAAACGGCGTCGTTACGTATAACCTTCTGATGGAGTACGCACCGTACGGTACGTTGACCGAGGCGGCGGCGAAAAACGGAGGAAGACTCGACGAGACTCGTGTCGTGAAGTACACGCGCGAGATACTAAAGGGATTGGAGTATATACACTCCGAGGGGATCGCACATTGCGATGTAAAGGGGAGTAACGTGGTTCTTGCTGAGAAAGGTGAGGCCAAGATTGCGGATTTCGGGTGTGCAAAACGGGTTGACCCGGAATTCGAGCTGATGGTTATGGGAACGCCGGCGTTTATGGCTCCTGAGGTGGCGCGTGGGGAGAAACAGGGGAAAGAGAGTGATATATGGGCGGTTGGATGCACGGTGATTGAGATGCTTACCGGGTCTCCACCGTGGACGGAGGCAAGGGATGATCCGCTTTCGGTTCTATATCGGGTCGGGTATTCGGGTGAGACTCCGGAGCTTCCTTGTTTGCTTGCGGAAGACGCAAAGGATTTTTTGGAAAAGTGTTTGAAGAGGGAAGCAAAGGAGAGATGGACAGCGACACAACTCCTAAACCATCCGTTTCTGATAACTAAACCGGACATTGAACAGGATTTGGCATCCGGTTTTGTTTCAAGCTCACCGACAAGTGTGACAGATCAAACGTTTTGGAGATcagtggaggaagaagaggaagaagaaacagaggaattaCAGAAGGGTTCGAGAGATCTAGACCGTTTAAGCTTGTGGGGTTGTTACTCGGAGAGGATCGGACGGCTGAGATGTGTTGGTGGGTTGGATGGACCCAGATGTGATATGGAGGGTGGGGATTGGATTACGGTGAGAGCGAGATGTTAA
- the LOC104786334 gene encoding uncharacterized protein LOC104786334 isoform X2: MMINQALALPRPILTRGFGSNGGSVFVHQCRTKNPRVTLCASDDQIASSKSNKTRKVVEHVCLLKAKEDLSEEQEKDMLDYLYTTQYQMRGIVAISVGCIGDRNNEDYTHALFMRFQKKEDLDKFYENPFFLKVLNERVTPFCHGLTNLDYESEVEDDILAIFRKGEEYNYGEEFLLLITFAKSASNKNIKDAMDSFAQLASSLPSLIVQSTQGSNFNDRIDAMEIFIEGREYKDMWMSQFEPFIEKAVALHFSVDPVGTDVM; the protein is encoded by the exons ATGATGATCAACCAAGCTTTAGCTCTCCCCCGTCCAATTCTTACAAGAG GATTTGGGTCTAATGGTGGAAGTGTGTTTGTGCATCAATGCCGAACGAAGAACCCTAGAGTTACATTATGCGCTTCTGATGATCAAATTGCTAGTTCCAAGTCGAACAAGACAAG GAAAGTAGTGGAGCATGTGTGTTTACTCAAAGCAAAAGAGGATTTATCTGAGGAACAAGAAAAAGATATGCTTGATTATCTTTACACGACTCAATATCAAATGAGAGGCATTGTTGCTATATCTGTAG GTTGTATCGGTGATAGAAACAATGAAGATTACACGCACGCTCTCTTCATGCGATTCCAGAAGAAGGAAGACCTTGACAAATTCTATGAGAACCCTTTCTTCTTGAAAGTTCTCAATGAACGTGTAACACCATTCTGCCAT GGGCTAACTAATCTGGACTATGAATCAGAGGTCGAAGATGACATTCTTGCAATATTTCGAAAGGGTGAG GAGTACAACTATGGCGaagagtttcttcttctgattacTTTTGCTAAGAGCGCTTCCAACAAGAACATCAAAGATGCAATGGATTCTTTTGCACAGCTAGCTTCTTCCCTTCCATCTTTAATTGTCCAGTCCACACAAG GTTCAAACTTTAATGACCGCA TTGATGCCATGGAGATTTTCATTGAGGGCAGAGAGTATAAAGAT ATGTGGATGTCTCAGTTTGAGCCGTTTATAGAAAAAGCAGTAGCCCTACATTTCTCAGTGGATCCCGTGGGTACCGACGTCATGTGA
- the LOC104786334 gene encoding uncharacterized protein LOC104786334 isoform X1 — translation MMINQALALPRPILTRGFGSNGGSVFVHQCRTKNPRVTLCASDDQIASSKSNKTRKVVEHVCLLKAKEDLSEEQEKDMLDYLYTTQYQMRGIVAISVGCIGDRNNEDYTHALFMRFQKKEDLDKFYENPFFLKVLNERVTPFCHGLTNLDYESEVEDDILAIFRKGEEYNYGEEFLLLITFAKSASNKNIKDAMDSFAQLASSLPSLIVQSTQGSNFNDRSKEFTHAAVVRFRSFDAMEIFIEGREYKDMWMSQFEPFIEKAVALHFSVDPVGTDVM, via the exons ATGATGATCAACCAAGCTTTAGCTCTCCCCCGTCCAATTCTTACAAGAG GATTTGGGTCTAATGGTGGAAGTGTGTTTGTGCATCAATGCCGAACGAAGAACCCTAGAGTTACATTATGCGCTTCTGATGATCAAATTGCTAGTTCCAAGTCGAACAAGACAAG GAAAGTAGTGGAGCATGTGTGTTTACTCAAAGCAAAAGAGGATTTATCTGAGGAACAAGAAAAAGATATGCTTGATTATCTTTACACGACTCAATATCAAATGAGAGGCATTGTTGCTATATCTGTAG GTTGTATCGGTGATAGAAACAATGAAGATTACACGCACGCTCTCTTCATGCGATTCCAGAAGAAGGAAGACCTTGACAAATTCTATGAGAACCCTTTCTTCTTGAAAGTTCTCAATGAACGTGTAACACCATTCTGCCAT GGGCTAACTAATCTGGACTATGAATCAGAGGTCGAAGATGACATTCTTGCAATATTTCGAAAGGGTGAG GAGTACAACTATGGCGaagagtttcttcttctgattacTTTTGCTAAGAGCGCTTCCAACAAGAACATCAAAGATGCAATGGATTCTTTTGCACAGCTAGCTTCTTCCCTTCCATCTTTAATTGTCCAGTCCACACAAG GTTCAAACTTTAATGACCGCAGTAAGGAATTTACACATGCAGCAGTAGTTCGATTTCGTTCCT TTGATGCCATGGAGATTTTCATTGAGGGCAGAGAGTATAAAGAT ATGTGGATGTCTCAGTTTGAGCCGTTTATAGAAAAAGCAGTAGCCCTACATTTCTCAGTGGATCCCGTGGGTACCGACGTCATGTGA
- the LOC104786336 gene encoding nitrile-specifier protein 2-like: protein MVPVGSTLYVFGGRDASRKYNGFYSYDTVKNEWKLVTRVEEGPEARSFHSMVSDVKHAVWKHVYLFGGVSKTVRLKTLDAFNVDDQKWIKLPSPGDSCTERGGAGLVVVQGKIWALYGFNGNECDDIHCFDVDRKEWTEVATTGEKPSPRSVFAAAAVGKYVIVVGGEIEMDPQAHVGPGKLCGIAFLLNTKTLEWKKLEDGGEETRPGRRGWCASTAATINGRKGMLMFGGKAPTNDR from the coding sequence ATGGTGCCCGTTGGATCCACACTCTACGTTTTCGGCGGCCGTGATGCGTCCAGAAAGTACAACGGGTTTTACTCGTACGACACGGTGAAGAACGAGTGGAAACTTGTGACTAGGGTGGAGGAAGGACCTGAAGCTCGTAGCTTCCACTCGATGGTTTCGGATGTGAAGCACGCAGTCTGGAAGCACGTGTACTTGTTTGGTGGGGTGAGTAAGACCGTGCGGCTCAAGACGCTAGACGCGTTTAACGTTGATGATCAGAAGTGGATTAAGCTACCAAGTCCGGGTGATTCTTGCACAGAAAGAGGAGGAGCGGGCCTCGTAGTGGTTCAAGGGAAGATATGGGCGCTTTACGGGTTTAATGGGAACGAGTGTGATGATATCCATTGCTTTGATGTGGACCGAAAGGAGTGGACGGAAGTGGCGACTACTGGAGAGAAGCCTTCACCGAGGAGCGTGTTCGCTGCAGCTGCTGTGGGTAAATATGTTATAGTAGTTGGAGGCGAGATTGAGATGGATCCTCAGGCTCATGTTGGTCCTGGGAAATTGTGTGGTATAGCTTTCTTGTTGAACACGAAAACGTTGGAGTGGAAGAAACTGGAAGATGGAGGAGAGGAGACGCGACCAGGACGGCGTGGTTGGTGTGCATCGACGGCTGCGACAATCAATGGAAGAAAAGGGATGCTGATGTTTGGTGGGAAGGCTCCCACAAACGACCGGTGA
- the LOC104786337 gene encoding membrane metalloprotease ARASP, chloroplastic, translating to MLLNISSSPISHRNPHFLSNFNNPISYFPRRCKTHLSKSHLFPNLSALPNQSLKNRVLFGNKKYPDGGERNDFRTRAISGIDLGSFESVLEAIAVLTTIIVVHESGHFLAASLQGIHVSKFAIGFGPILAKFDYNNVEYSLRAFPLGGFVGFPDNDPDSEIPIDDENLLKNRPTLDRSIVVSAGIIANVIFAYAIIFVQVLSVGLPVQEAFPGVLVPEVKTFSAASRDGLLSGDVILAVDGTELSRTGPDAVSKIVDIVKRNPKSDVVFRIERGNQDFDIRVTPDKNFDGTGKIGVQLSPNVRITKVRPRNVPEAFRFVGKEFMGLSSNVLDGLKQTFFNFSQTASKVAGPVAIIAVGAEVARSNIDGLYQFAALLNINLAVINLLPLPALDGGTLALILLEAVRGGRKLPVEVEQGIMSSGIMLVIFLGLFLIVKDTLSLDFIKEML from the coding sequence ATGCTATTaaacatatcttcttctccaatctctCATCGCAACCCTCACTTCCTCTCCAATTTCAACAACCCAATCTCTTATTTCCCTCGACGATGCAAAACccatctctcaaaatctcacctTTTCCCAAATCTCTCTGCTTTACCCAACCAGAGTCTCAAAAACAGAGTCTTGTTCGGAAACAAGAAGTACCCAGATGGAGGAGAAAGAAATGATTTTAGGACGAGAGCAATCTCTGGGATTGATTTGGGAAGCTTCGAATCTGTTCTTGAAGCTATCGCTGTTCTCACAACGATCATCGTCGTCCATGAATCAGGTCATTTCCTTGCGGCTTCTCTACAAGGGATCCATGTGAGTAAATTCGCAATTGGGTTTGGTCCGATTCTAGCTAAGTTCGATTACAACAATGTTGAGTACTCTCTTAGAGCTTTTCCTCTAGGTGGCTTTGTTGGTTTCCCTGATAATGATCCGGACAGTGAGATTCCCATTGACGATGAGAATCTTCTTAAGAACAGACCAACTCTAGATAGATCTATTGTAGTTTCAGCTGGGATCATCGCAAATGTGATCTTTGCTTACGCTATAATCTTTGTTCAAGTGTTATCTGTTGGTTTGCCTGTACAAGAAGCGTTTCCTGGTGTTCTTGTTCCTGAAGTTAAGACCTTTTCTGCTGCTTCTCGTGATGGATTGCTCTCAGGGGATGTAATCCTCGCTGTGGATGGTACTGAACTGTCTAGAACAGGACCTGACGCTGTTTCTAAGATTGTTGACATTGTTAAAAGAAACCCTAAGAGTGATGTGGTGTTTAGAATCGAAAGAGGGAATCAAGATTTTGATATTAGGGTTACACCGGATAAGAACTTTGATGGGACGGGGAAGATCGGTGTTCAGTTGTCTCCTAATGTTAGGATCACTAAGGTGAGACCGAGGAATGTTCCGGAGGCATTTAGATTTGTGGGGAAAGAGTTTATGGGGCTGTCGTCTAATGTGTTGGACGGTCTAAAACAAACGTTCTTCAACTTCTCTCAAACAGCAAGTAAAGTAGCAGGTCCTGTGGCGATCATTGCAGTGGGAGCAGAGGTGGCGAGATCAAACATCGATGGGCTTTACCAGTTTGCAGCGTTGCTGAACATTAACCTTGCGGTGATCAATCTCTTGCCGTTACCGGCTCTTGATGGTGGAACATTGGCATTGATATTGTTGGAAGCGGTTAGAGGAGGGAGGAAGCTTCCTGTAGAGGTGGAGCAAGGGATAATGTCTTCAGGGATCATGCTTGTGATTTTTCTTGGATTGTTTCTCATCGTTAAGGACACACTTAGCCTTGATTTCATCAAAGAAATGTTGTAG